ATGACGGCGGTCTCTTTCGTGATAAGGGAGGTCAGGACGCCGTTTACGGTCATGTAGGCGGAGCTGAAGGCCATGGCCTCCTCCCTGCCGTGGAACGCCGCCAGCTTTTTCTCCAGGTCCCTGTGAGGACGGAAGGTTCCGCTTATGAAGCGGACCGCTCCAGGGCCTACGCCGTAGGTTGTTGCCCCGTCCTCCTCGGCCTTACGGAGATCGTCTCTGAGGGTAAGGCCAAGGTAGGAGTTTGAGTTCATCCTGATGAAGGGTTTGTCTCCGTAGCCCTTTACGAAATATCTAGGTCCTACGTCTCCCTCGGGCTTTGAAACGCCCTCTATTATGAGCTCCTTGCCCTTTGCCCTTCCCGACTCCCTGAGCGCGGTCAGGTCCGACGATAAAGTCGCTTCCAGTCTGTCTATCATTCTTTAAATCTCCTCTCCGATTTGAACGGGTCTAGCCCAGCTTGGCCCGGAGCTTCTCCAGCATATCGACGGTCATGGCCTCCAGGTCGTACTTGGGGTTCCAGTCCCATTCCTCCCTGGCGGCGGTGTCGTCGATGGAGTTGGGCCAGGACTCGGCGATGGCCTGTCTGTCTGGGTCCACGTCGAAGTCCAGCTTGAACCCTGGCACGTGCTTCTCGATAGCCGCCGCCAGCTGATTAGGCTCGAAACTCATGGCGGTTATGTTGAAGCAGCATCTATGGACCAGCCTGGTGGGGTCTGCCTCCATAAGCCCGATTACGCTGTCAAGGGCGTCGGGCATGTACATCATATCCATGTAGGTACCGGGGGCTATAAAACTGGTGTAGCTGCCCTTTTTGACCGCATCGTAGTAAATGTGTACGGCGTAGTCGGTGGTGCCCCCTCCTGGAGGTGTGTCGTAGGAGATAAGCCCAGGGAAGCGGACTCCTCTGGTGTCCAGACCGTACTTGTGGTTGTAGTAGTCGCAGAGGAGCTCGCCGGCGGTCTTTGCCACTCCGTATATGGTGTTAGGCCTCTGGATGGTGTCCTGAGGGGTCTTGTCCTGAGGGGTGGAGGGGCCGAAGGCGGCTATAGAGCTCGGGAAGAAGAAGGAACAGTTCTCCTGCCTGGCCACCTCAAGGGCGTTGTAGACGCCGTTCAAGTTGACATCCCAGCCGAGCTGGGGGTTCTTCTCCGCGTTAGCGGAGAGGATTCCCGCTAGGTGGAGTACGGTATCCGCCTTATGGGCCTTCACTATCTCAGCGAGCCTGGCTCCGTCCCTGACGTCGAGGATTTCAAAAGGACCTTCCCCTAGCCTCTCGGATCCCTCTTTCTTTACGTCGGTGGCCATCACCGCCGAGCTCCCGTACTCGTTTCTAAGCCTGTGAATAAGCTCCATACCTATCTGTCCCAATCCTCCGGTTACAACGATACGCTTCATATGTACTCCTCCTTGCGATAGGATTCACTTGTTGGTCCTTCTGTAAGATTATCACGAAAAGGAGGGGAGAGACAGGCTCTCCCCTCACGGGCTCGCGATACCAGGGTTAGGTCTAGTCTCCCGTCCCCATAGCGGGTTCGGTGGATTTAGAGGGTGCCCCGTCTTTCCCCGTCAGCTTGTTGACCAAGATAGCTATGGCTCCGTCGCCGGTCACGTTGCAGGCGGTTCCGAAGCTGTCCTGGGCCAGGTAGAGGGCTATCATGAGAGACAGCATGGTCGGGCTGAAGTGAAGCATCGACTCAAGGACTCCCAGGGCTGCCATAACCGCTCCTCCTGGAACTCCTGGGGCCGCTACCATGCAGATACCGAGCATCAATATAAACGGAAACATTGCGGCGAAGGACACGTCCATACCGTGGAGCATCATGACGGCGATGGCGCAACTGGCCAAGGTTATGGTGCTTCCCGATAGGTGTATCGTGGCGCAGAGGGGAACGACGAAGTCCGCTACGTCCTCCCTGACACCGTTGGCCTTGGTCTGCTGAAGTGTCACCGGTATGGTCGCCGCAGAGGACTGGGTCCCTATGGCGGTGAAGTATGCCGGAAGCATGTTCTTTATGGCCTTAAAGGGGTTCACTCCGGCTACAGATCCGGCGATAAAGTACTGTATGAGCAGCATGGTCACGTGCAGGGCGATGATGACGGCGTAGACTTTCATAAACACCGACATGATGGTCTGGACCTCTCCACCATAAGTGATATTTGCGAATATACCGCAGATGTGCAGAGGAAGCAAGGGTATTATTATGGAGGAGATGAGCTTAGCTATTATAGCCTGAAATTCGTGCATTATCTCGTTCATCTTTTTGCCTTCTGTAACAGCCATGCCTATTCCTAAGGTGAAGGCCATGAGAAGGGCGGTCATTACTCCCATGAGGGCGGGCATCTCAACGACAAAGAAAGGTGCCAGAAGGGCTTCCTCCGGGTTGCCGTGGGCTGTCGCCTCGGATACCATCGCTCCAACTTGAAGGAGATTGGGGAAAACCGAGCTGTCAACGAAGAAGGCTAATGTTCCAGCCAATATCGTCGACCCGTAGGCTATTGCGACGGTTAGTCCCAGTGTCCTACCGGCGTTCTTGCCGAGATCGCCTATTCCAGGGGCCACGAAACCCACTATAATAAGGGGAATACAGAAGCCGAGGAAGTTACCGAACAGTCCGTTAAAGGTGGCTAACATCCTCACTACTGCCTCAGGGGTGAACTTACCGATAAGAATACCTGCGATAATGGCGATTATCAGCTTGGGAAGAAGTCCCAACTTTCCTTTTCCGCTCATGAGCAGTCCCTCCATGTACAAAATAGGATATGTTATCTTTCGTTTACGATCATATACCTTTTTGCGTGATGGAACTATCGGGCCTGGAGGACAAAGCCCTTCCCTTGAGGCTGATATTATCTAAGGTTTTAGGGAAGGTCACCGGTTAAAGGATATGAGCCCCTCTCTTATGGCGTACTTTACCAGCTCTGCCAGGTTGTCCAGGCCAAGCTTCTGCATTATATGTTGTCTGTGAGTGCCTACGGTCTTAGAGCTCAGGTGGAGCCTGTCTCCGACCTCCTTATTGGTTTTTCCCTCCGCCAGGAGCACCAAAACCTCCAGCTCTCTAGGGGTCAGAGGCTCCCTCTGATCTGGAGACTTTATCGAAGAGACGTACAGTTTTGCCACTATGTGGGATATGCTGGGGCCCAGGTACATCTCGCCGCCTATAACCTTTCGGACTGCCTCCACCAGTTCGGTGGAGGCGCAGTCTTTCAGTAAAAAGCCCAGGGCGCCTGCTTTAAGCATCTCCGCCACGAAGCTCCTGTCGGCATACATCGACAGGGCGACCACCTTGGAGAGCCCTTGATCCACGATTCTCCTGGTGGCCTCTATCCCGTCCATATTGGGCATCATGACGTCCATTACGGTGATGTCCGGGCGGTGAACCTCGGCTAGCTCTAGGGCTTCGTTGCCGTCTCCTCCTTCCGCCACTACCGTCATGTCCTCCTGTCGGTTCAGGAGCAGTTTCAGCCCCTCCCTCAGTATCTGGTGATCGTCCGCCAGAAGGATCTTTATGGTCATTAGTTATCTCTCTCCTTTCTAAAGGGAACAAAAAGCCTGACCGACGTGCCTTCCCCTGGGATCGACCTTATGACCATACGACCTCCTAGGGATATTATCCTCTCCCTCAAGCTGAACAGGCCGAAGGACCGGCTATCCCGTCCTGTATGCTCTACGGTGGAGACGTCGAAACCCTGGCCGTCGTCGGATGCGGAAAGATACAGCCTGTTTTCCATGACCTTTGTCCGTACCGTCAGAGTGGTGGCCTTGGCGTGTTTCACCGTGTTCATCGCCAGCTCTCTAACCGCCCTGAACAAAAATGCCTTCATATCGTCGTTCATCTCCGGGATTTCCCCGTCGGAGATCGACTTTATCGACAGGCCGTAATCCTCCTCAAACCTCTCGGACAGCCTCTCTATGGCGGGGAAAAAGCCGAACCTGTAGAGAACAGGGGTCCCAAGCTCGAAGGTCAGAGTTCTGGTCGATCTAATGGTCTGATCGAGCATGGAGGTTATAGAGCCGATCTCCTCCTGGCAGGGCTTCTCCAGGGACTGGGCCAACATCTCCAGACGGAGCTTGGATAGAGCCAGGTTTTGGCCTATAGAGTCGTGGACCTCTGTGGCTATCTGACGTCTCTCTCGTTCCTCCGCCTCGGTCAGGGAGGTCGCTAAGGACCTGAGCCTCTCTCTGTGGAACGTTTCGTGTCTTCTTGCCTGTTCGAGCTGGCGATTTTTCTCCGTTAACTTGAGGTTTGATATCTCCGTCACCAGTCTCAGTTTTCTCTCGGTCTCCTTTTCCCTTATGTTCCTGCTGTATATCATGGCAAAATAGGCCAGCGATCCCAGACAAAAAAGGTATACCCCGTAAGCTAGAGGGGTTCTCCATAGAGGGGGAATTACGTCGATCTCCAGGACAGCCCCTTCCTCGTTCCAGACTCCGTTGTTGTTGGATCCTTTTACCCTGAAAAGGTATCTGCCGTCGGGAAGGTTGGTGTAGCTGGCGTCATTTCTGTTTCCCGAGTGAATCCAGTCCTCGTCGAAGCCCTCCAGTATGTATCGATACTCGTTGGATTCCGGGGCGGTGTAGTCCAGTGCCGCAAAGTGGATAGTGATGTAGTTTTGCCTTTGGGTCAGGGTTACCCTCCTAAATCCCCTGGTGCTTCTGTCCATAGGGACGGGTTTACCGAAAACCGAAACCTCGTTGATCACCACTGGAGGGATGTGGTCGTTCTCGCTGATGTTGCCGGGATAGAAGCTGTTGCATCCCTTGGTCCCTCCGAAGTACATTTTGCCGAATCGATCTATCACCGCCGCCCCTCGGTTGAACTCCTTTCCCTGGAGGCCGTCTCCGAGGGTGTAGTTCCGTATCTCTCCGGTCTTAGGGTCCAGCCTCGAAAGGCCGTTGTCGGTGCTGAGCCATAGCTGACCGTATCTATTCCTTAAAATACCCTTTACCACGTCTCCAGGAAGACCGTCCTCGGAGGTGTAGGCCCTCGATCTACCCTCGCCGATCCACTGAAGTCCCAAGTCGGTGCCTATCCAGAGCTCTTTATTCCAGGAGAACAGGCTGTGTATCCTGTCGCTTAGAGGGCCGTCTTTTAGATGGGAAGTCATGTTTATGCAGGAATCTCTGGAAGGGGATAGTGCAAATAGGCCGTCTCCGTCGGTGCCTAGCCAGAGGGTCCGAGATTCGTCCTCTATTATGGCGGTCACGTCGGAGCGAGATAGCCTTTTGTGGGCGAGGAAGGGAATTGCCCTATCGCCGTGCAGGTAAAAAAGCCCTCTTGACGTGCCTATCCAGACCTTGCCCTCTTCGTCGGTCATCAGTGCCTTTACCGACGGAGGAGGGAGGATGGAGGGGAAGCGAATCGGTTCAAAGCGATCTTCGGTCTTTACGTCCAGACCTCCGTCGGTTCCCACCAAAAGGGTCTCGTCGTCCAGTCTCAATAGGGACATCACCCTGTCACTGGTGAGACTGTAAGGATCTATAGGATCGTGTCTCCAGTAGGAGATGGTCTCTTTCCTTCCGTCGATCTCCCTGAGTCCTCCGCCGTAGGTTCCCGCCCATAGAGGTCCGTCATCGTCTTTCCAAAGGGCCCTTACGTCCTCGCCGACCAGTCCTCTTACGTTATAGGACCGGCTGTCGTATCTCTGAAAAGGCCTCTTGAGGTGGACCTTCTCTATGCCGTTGGAGAAGGTTCCAAACCAGATGACTCCCGTAAGATCGCCCATATGGATGGAGTTTCCCGTATCCCCCCATATGGAGAGGATAACGTTATCCCTGAGCCCATGGGGGGTGGAGTTGTCTTTGCGATAGATGGACATATATCTCGAATCGGGGTTAAACCGGACAATTCCCCCACCATCGGTGCCTATCCAAAGCTCTCCGAAAATATCCTCGTAGATACTCGATATAGACCTTTGCACGCCCCTGGGATACTCTAGAGGCTCAGGAGGGCTGAAATACCCGCCCTCTCGATCGAAGCTGTACAGTCGGCCTGCTCTTGTCCCTATCCATAGCCTATGTCTGTGGTCCTCGAGGATCGCGGTCACCTCACGGTCCTCCTGCGAGACGAAGGGGAGGGTGTGTAGATGAAACCCCCCTATCCCCCCTTGATAGAGCCCTTTTTCCGTTCCTACCCATATGGTTCCCGCTAGGTCGGAGGTGACGGTGTTTACCAATTCCTCCGGTCCTCCTAGCTCTCGGTAACGGTAAAAACGGTGTTCCCTGAGGCTCATCCTCTCCAGGCCAGCTCTGGTACCGACCCACAGACTATCTTTTCCGGCTATCTTAAGAGAGGTTACCCGATCGTCCATAAGGCTGTGCTCGTCGCCAGGAACACCGGTGAATCTTTGAAATGACTCGGTCTCAAGGTCCATTCGATTAAGGCCGGCCATGGTTCCTATCCAGAGCTCACCGTCAGGACCTTCTACCACCGAGGTCACCGAATTATCCGATATGCCGTCCTCCCTGTTCCATCTTCTCCTATATACCTTGAATTGATATCCATCGTACCGATTAAGTCCGCCATCGGTGCCGAACCACATATATCCTCTGCTATCCATGAGGATAGCTTTGACTGTGGTCTGGGATAGTCCCTCCTGGAGGGATAGGTTTTCAAATATAATCTCGTCTTTAGCGGATCCGGCGGAGGATATCAGGCTCAAGGTGAAAATCAGTATGGATATTAGCGTCCTTTTGGTCATAGCAGGGGACTGAAGAGTTTTGCTACGCTCTCCAGAGAACGGGTATAAACGGGCCTGTCGCTCCATTCTTCAAGGTGAAGCCTTCTGGATTTTTTAAGGTAGTTCCCCTGTATATCGGTGAGAGCGTCGGACTCCTCTTTACCGTAAAACACCAGGTTGATCTCGAAGTTCAGGGCGAATGATCGGATATCAAAATTGCTGGATCCGAAAAAGGCCAGCTCTCCGTCGACGGTCATGGTCTTTGCGTGGAGAAGGCCGTCGTTGAAGAGATATATCTCTATTCCCATGTCCAGAAGCTCCTGGTAGTAGGATCTAGCGGCGTGTCCTACCAGAAACTGGTCGCTTCTGTGGGGCACTATCAGCTGGACCTTGACGCCTCTCAGGGCGGCGACCTCCAGGGCCTGAAGGAGGCTTTCGTCGGGAATAAGGTAGGGTGTGGTTATGATGACCTTTTCCCTGGCGTCGTGGAGGGCACTCACTATAAGCCTTTGATAGTTCTCCGTCTTGTAGCTGGGGCCACTGGGAACGGTCTGTACCGCTATGGCACCGCAGTTATCCGAGGGCATGGTCAGCCGATCCAGGTCCGGTATATCTCCGGTCTCGACGTACCAGTCCTCGAGAAAGACCGCCTGAAGCTGTCTCACAACCGGTCCCTCCAGCCTAATGGACAGATCCCTCCATATTAGGTCGCTGTGGCCGTAGCGAGGGTCTATCATGTTGTGAGACCCTGTGTAGGCCACTTCACCGTCCACTATGGCCAGCTTACGGTGGTTCCTGAGGTCAAACCGGGCGGCGTGACGTCTGAATATACTGGCGGGAAGGGCCTCGGTAACCTTGACGCCCTTTCTTTTAAGCCACTCCAGATGCCCCTGTTTTGCCAGTTCGCTTGAGCCAACCGAGTCCACCATAAGGCGGCAGTCCAGTCCTCTCTCCGAAGCCCTCACCAACGCCTCTAAGACAGGGCCACCGACGTTATCGTCGGCGAAAATGTAATAAAGCAGATCGACGTGTCTGTTCGCTCTGTCTATATCGGAGACCAGCATAGCTGAAAGATCTTTCGCCTCGGAAATCAGAGTACCTTCGTTGCCTCCCACGATGGACATATGGCCTAAGGTCTCCGCTAGTCCCGAAATACGGTGTAGCGACGGAGGAAGGTCGGGCTGGGAGTAGCAAAGGGTCTTTTTGCACTTTAATCGGAGATCCTTCATCTGTTTCAGAAGCTCAGCGTGTCTCTTCATCCTCTTTTGAGGAAGCAGGTTTGATCCTACCGCCAAATATATCAGAGTACAGGGCCAGGGCCAGAAAAATATCACCATAAGCCAGGCCATTGCCGCCGTAGGGGTGTGTCTCATAGGAACCACCGCCAGCATGATGAACCGAATTACCCAGGAGGAAATGCTGTGAAGTGCCAGTAGGACCAGCCAGAATTGGTGGTCAGCTAGAGAGTAGCCCATAGTTACTGTCTCTCCTTTCGGATTTCCGTATTTTAAGGTCACAGACCAGGGGCAGATGGTCGGATAGATAGGTGCTCGGAACGAAGAAGCCCTGAGGCTCTATGTCCTCGGATACCAGGATAAAATCCAGCTCTTTTCTGGGCCTTCTGCACGGGAAGGTGGGGATCCCGCTTTTATTTACGGTGGACATTCCTGCCTTTATCAGAGGGGACAGCTCATCCGGTCCTTTCAAGGTGTTATAATCCCCCGCTATTATCAGAGGGCCTTTTCTGGAGGCACATATCTCCTTAAGGGCCCCTATCTGATGCTCTCGGCTGGCCTTGCCGAGGGATAGGTGGACCAGGACCATCGAGAAATCATTAAACTCCACCTCTAAGGCGTTTCTCTTCATACCTCTGCCTAGATCGTGGCAGTTCACCTTTAGGGGTGTATTTTTGGATATAACGGCGTTTCCCTGGCTTTTGAGCACCGGCAGTCGGGAGAGATTGTCCCTGTACTTAACGACAAAGTGGCTCTCTCCTCCTACCGCTTTAGCTATCTCCTTGGCCTGGCAGATCCCAGCCTGTCGATAGGAGCCGTTATCAGCCTCGACCAGTCCTACAAGGTCCGGCGATAGCCCCTGTAGGAAGGATTTTATAGCGTCAAATCGCCTGTAAGAGCGTCTCAGGCTCCCGGAAAAAGGGAAGGGCAGGTGGTAGGATAGCCCTGTTCCCGTACCGTACCTCACGTTATATATAACAAGTCTCACCGATTATCATGTCCTCTCTAGGCAAGGATGGCTATCGTTTGGGCTGTAGCTCTCTCTATGATATGATTTAGGAACAATACTCATCTTATATCACGGATCATATAATACCGCTTTATCGACAGGGGGTGGTAAGTTGTCCAAGAAAAAAAAGACGATTCTCTTGGTTGGAGGTCGGGCGATGGCGGTTGAGGACGAAAGGGCCATCCTGGAGGCTATGGGCTACGACGTAATAACCGTAGAAAGCGACCACAAAGCACTGGCCATTATGGAGGCGGAGATCGAAATCGATCTGGTCCTGCTTGCTTTCGACCTAGGTGCCGATGGGAAGTCCTTTAAGCTAGCCGAAAGGATTCGGATGGAAAGAGGAATTCCTGTGGTGTTCTTGGTGGAACCTGGATCACCCTTTCCTGAAGGCTACGACCACCTGATAAAGGGATCGGACCGGACGGTCTTTAGCTCAACCATAGGGAAGTTCCTCTCCGACGACCGGCCAGGGATCCTTCCCTCCGATAAAAAGGGCCTTTTTGAGGCCCTAGTGGAACAGATCGACGATATCGTGGTGGTAAAAGACCTCGATCTCAGAATCGTCGCCACGAATCATTCGTTGGTAAAAGCCGCAGGGTGCTCCTCTGTCTCCGATCTCCTGGGCAAGACCGACGAACAGATATTCGGCATCTCCGAGGAGGAAGAGCCGGTAAGGAGCTATATGGCCGACGAAAGGCACGCTCAAACCCTTCCCCAGGGCCAGTATATCCTCAAAGAGGAACCGATAGTCTATCCTGATGGTAGAACTCGGATATTCCTGACCAAAAAATATCCTATATACGATCCCTATGGACGGATAATAGGGACGGGAAATATCTCAAGGGACATCTCCGAGAGGAAGGAGAGCGACAGTAGGATTCAGGCCCTTCTGGAGGAAAAGGAGCTGATCCTGAGGGAGTCGCACCACAGGATCAAAAACAACATGAACACCGTGATGAGTATCCTATCGCTCCACGCCTGGAGTCTTACGGACCCGGTAGCGGTAGGAGCCTTGAGCGATGCCCAAAATCGGCTAGGTGCCATGGCTCTACTCTACGATAGGCTGTACAGATCGGGGTCGGTGGAGTCCATGTCGATCAAAGATTACCTACCTCCCCTTGTGGAGGACATCGTCAACACCTTCCCTCAGGGGAGATGTATATCGACTCTGCTGGAGGTGGAGGACGTAATCCTGCCTGCGGCGATCCTGTCCTCTTTGGGGATACTGATCAACGAGTTAGTTACCAATTCGATGAAATACGCCTTTGTATCCGGCGAAGGTTCTTTGAAGGTATCCGTTCGGAAAGGAGACCAGTCCCTTCGTGTGGAGATATCCGACGATGGTCCAGGTTTCCCGGAGAATTTTTGTTACGACGACCTGGAGAACTCCTCGGGCTTTGGTATGCGACTCATCTCCATGCTGATCCGTCAGTTGAGAGGATCTGTCACGATGAAAAACGACTCCGGTGCCCTCTCGACCCTTGAAATCCCTCTTTCTTTTGATAGCATTCAAAAAAATTAAATATAAATATTTTTGTCGAATTTTATAAAGGTTGTTGACAGGAAAGTAGATCCAAGGTAAACTGTTTTTGTCGCAAGGAAACGGTAGCGGCAAAAACATTTTTAGGAGGCAACACCTTGACTCGAGGAACTGTGAAATGGTTTAACGGCACTAAGGGCTATGGTTTCATCACTGGTGAGGACGGAAAGGATTACTTCGTTCACTTCAGCGCCATCAACGTAGACGGCTTCAAGACCCTGGATGAGGGTCAGGCCGTGACCTTCACCATCGAGAACGGTCAGAAGGGTCCCCAGGCTTCGAACGTTACGCCTGTTTAAACCTTTTCTTATCTGATCTCAAAAGCGACGACCTTCGGGTCGTCGCTTTGTGTTTACATCAAGGGCCTGAGGATATCCTCAGGCCCTTATGCTATCCGTAGAGGTGGCAGGATACCTTGTGTCCTGGCTCGACCTCGATCTCACTAGGGGCTGTTTTGGAGCATATATCCATGGCCTTAGGGCATCGCCCGTGGAAGAAGCATCCCGACGGCAGGTCTATCGCCCCAGGTATCTCCCCCTCCAGGTTTTTGCCCTGCCTCATGGAGGTGCCCGATATCCTCGGTATGGCGGAGAACAGTGCTAGGGTGTAGGGATGGAGGGGATTGCCGAATATGTGTTCCTTGCTCCCCTTCTCCGCTATCCTTCCTAGGTACATCACCGCCAGGTTGTCGCTTATATGCTTCACCACCGAGAGATCGTGGGCTATGAACATATAGGACAGAGAAAGCTCCTCCTTCAGGTCCATCATAAGGTTAAGTATCTGGGCCTGAATCGACACGTCCAGTGCGGAAACCGGCTCGTCCGCCACGATGAACTCCGGCTCCACCGCCAGTGCCCTCGCTATGCCTATCCTCTGCCTCTGCCCTCCGCTGAACTGGTGGGGATACCTAGACGCCTGTTCCGGCCTTATTCCTACCCTGCTGAGAAGCCCCATGGCCTTCTCCCTTGCCTCCTCCACCGACGATGCCGCCCTGTGGAACATCATGGGCTCAGTGAGTATGTCCACCACCCTCTGTCTCGGGTTCAGAGACGCATAAGGGTCCTGAAAGATCATCTGCATCTTTTTCCGTAGAGGAAGCATCTCTTCCCTGGAAAGGCCGGTGATATCCCTCCCGTCGTAGACGATTCTGCCCCCTTTGGGCTCTATGAGCTTTATTACAGTCCTAGCTACCGTGGACTTTCCGCAGCCCGACTCTCCGACGATAGAGAATACCTCCCCTTTGTCCATAGAGAAGCTGACCTTATTGACCGCCTTCACGATCCTCTCCCTCTTGACCAGTCGACCTCTCTCGAAAACTAACTTGCTTAAAAAATCGGTGTTCAGGTCGAACCGTTGTTCCAGGTCTGTTACCTCCAGAAGGCGGCCCATCTAAAGGACCTCCTCTCTAAAGGGAAAATGACAGGCTACCTGATGGTTCTGAGACATATGAATAACCTCCGGTTCCTGAACGTGACATATCTCTTGGGCCCTGGTGCATCTCGGGGCGAACTTGCAGCCCTTTGGCAGGTCGAACATGTTGGGGACTATGCCCTTTATGGTGTCCAGCCTGTTTTTATCCCTCTCCAGGTCGGGGATCGAGCCTATGAGCCCCTTCGTGTAGGGATGGGCGCTTACGTCTATTACGTCCCTTGTGGGGCCGCTCTCGACCACCTTGCCGCAGTACATGACGTTTATCCTGTCCGCCATCTCGGACACCACGGCCAGATCGTGGGTCACCAGTATAAGGGACCGTCCCTTGCCCCTGACCAGCTCCGCCATAAGCCTCAATATCTGGGCCTGGATCGTCACATCCAGGGCGGTCGTGGGCTCGTCGGCTATTATCAGCTTAGGGTTCGCTGCCAGGGCTATGGCTATGACCACCCTCTGTCTCATTCCGCCGCTGAACTGGTGGGGATAGGCCTTCAGCCGGCTCTCGGGGTTGGATATGCCCACCGACCGCAACAGCTCTATGGAAGCCGACCTTCTCTCCTTTGGGGACATATCTGTGTGGAGTAGCAAGGTCTCCTCGATCTGCTGCCCAATTGTGTAGACCGGGTTAAGGGAGGTCATAGGATCCTGGAATATCATCGATATGTCCTTGCCTCTGACCCTGTTCATCTGGGACTCGGACAGCCCCATCAGATCCTTCCCCTCGAAGAGGATTTCCCCCGACTCTATCCTTCCGGGCTCCTCTATTAGCCTTATGACGGAAAAGCCTGTCACCGACTTTCCACCGCCCGACTCGCCGACGATGGCCAGGATCTCCCCTTCGTCCACCCAGAAGGACACGTCGTCCACCGCCTTGACGGTCCCTTTGAAGGTGTGAAAATAGGTCCTCAGGTTCTTAACTTCCAGGAGTTTTTTAGTCATAGTCAGCCCTCCTCACTTGAGCTTAGGGTTAAGCTCGTCTCTCAGAAAGTCCCCAAGCAGGTTTATCCCGAAGACTATGACCATGATATAGAGCCCCGGAAGGATCGAGACCCACCACAGGCCGCTGTAGAGGACCGTAAAGCCGTTGTTGCAGAGCATACCCAGCGATGGCCTGGTCAGAGGCACACCCATGCCCAGAAAGCTCAGGCTGGCCTCGGTGAGGATAAAAGACCCCACCTGTATGGTGGATAGGACTATTATGGAGGCGAAGACGTTGGGCAGGACGTGTCGGAGCAGGATTCGTAGGTCCGGCAGGCCTATTACCTTCGCCGCCTCTATATACTCGCTTTTTTTGACCGACAATGTCTCTCCCCTGACGGTCCTGGCGTAGCGGACCCATCCCACCAAGGTCAAGGAGAGCAGGATGTTAAACACGCCCTTGCCCAACACGGACATCAAAAACAACGCTATCAGCATTGTCGGGAAGGACAGC
The uncultured Dethiosulfovibrio sp. genome window above contains:
- a CDS encoding histidine kinase dimerization/phosphoacceptor domain -containing protein: MSKKKKTILLVGGRAMAVEDERAILEAMGYDVITVESDHKALAIMEAEIEIDLVLLAFDLGADGKSFKLAERIRMERGIPVVFLVEPGSPFPEGYDHLIKGSDRTVFSSTIGKFLSDDRPGILPSDKKGLFEALVEQIDDIVVVKDLDLRIVATNHSLVKAAGCSSVSDLLGKTDEQIFGISEEEEPVRSYMADERHAQTLPQGQYILKEEPIVYPDGRTRIFLTKKYPIYDPYGRIIGTGNISRDISERKESDSRIQALLEEKELILRESHHRIKNNMNTVMSILSLHAWSLTDPVAVGALSDAQNRLGAMALLYDRLYRSGSVESMSIKDYLPPLVEDIVNTFPQGRCISTLLEVEDVILPAAILSSLGILINELVTNSMKYAFVSGEGSLKVSVRKGDQSLRVEISDDGPGFPENFCYDDLENSSGFGMRLISMLIRQLRGSVTMKNDSGALSTLEIPLSFDSIQKN
- a CDS encoding cold-shock protein: MTRGTVKWFNGTKGYGFITGEDGKDYFVHFSAINVDGFKTLDEGQAVTFTIENGQKGPQASNVTPV
- a CDS encoding endonuclease/exonuclease/phosphatase family protein; protein product: MRLVIYNVRYGTGTGLSYHLPFPFSGSLRRSYRRFDAIKSFLQGLSPDLVGLVEADNGSYRQAGICQAKEIAKAVGGESHFVVKYRDNLSRLPVLKSQGNAVISKNTPLKVNCHDLGRGMKRNALEVEFNDFSMVLVHLSLGKASREHQIGALKEICASRKGPLIIAGDYNTLKGPDELSPLIKAGMSTVNKSGIPTFPCRRPRKELDFILVSEDIEPQGFFVPSTYLSDHLPLVCDLKIRKSERRDSNYGLLSS
- a CDS encoding ABC transporter permease, with protein sequence MSEKTAGRWGLFLRSEIFHNYRRSPSAIAGSIMVVLVLLVALLGPIWTVQNPYDIASLELGDAYKPPVWVEGGEAKFFLGTDQQGRDMVSAIVYGSRVSLFIGIAGTIMASVIGIALGLAAGYFGGKVDGIIMRIADIQLSFPTMLIALFLMSVLGKGVFNILLSLTLVGWVRYARTVRGETLSVKKSEYIEAAKVIGLPDLRILLRHVLPNVFASIIVLSTIQVGSFILTEASLSFLGMGVPLTRPSLGMLCNNGFTVLYSGLWWVSILPGLYIMVIVFGINLLGDFLRDELNPKLK
- a CDS encoding oligopeptide/dipeptide ABC transporter ATP-binding protein gives rise to the protein MGRLLEVTDLEQRFDLNTDFLSKLVFERGRLVKRERIVKAVNKVSFSMDKGEVFSIVGESGCGKSTVARTVIKLIEPKGGRIVYDGRDITGLSREEMLPLRKKMQMIFQDPYASLNPRQRVVDILTEPMMFHRAASSVEEAREKAMGLLSRVGIRPEQASRYPHQFSGGQRQRIGIARALAVEPEFIVADEPVSALDVSIQAQILNLMMDLKEELSLSYMFIAHDLSVVKHISDNLAVMYLGRIAEKGSKEHIFGNPLHPYTLALFSAIPRISGTSMRQGKNLEGEIPGAIDLPSGCFFHGRCPKAMDICSKTAPSEIEVEPGHKVSCHLYG
- a CDS encoding ABC transporter ATP-binding protein; its protein translation is MTKKLLEVKNLRTYFHTFKGTVKAVDDVSFWVDEGEILAIVGESGGGKSVTGFSVIRLIEEPGRIESGEILFEGKDLMGLSESQMNRVRGKDISMIFQDPMTSLNPVYTIGQQIEETLLLHTDMSPKERRSASIELLRSVGISNPESRLKAYPHQFSGGMRQRVVIAIALAANPKLIIADEPTTALDVTIQAQILRLMAELVRGKGRSLILVTHDLAVVSEMADRINVMYCGKVVESGPTRDVIDVSAHPYTKGLIGSIPDLERDKNRLDTIKGIVPNMFDLPKGCKFAPRCTRAQEICHVQEPEVIHMSQNHQVACHFPFREEVL